One genomic region from Nocardia vinacea encodes:
- a CDS encoding ATP-binding protein codes for MSRIADRIQQVRRQRFVGRTAETAFFRAALTTESPLFSAVFVHGEGGVGKTALLRVWGEIAEAAGAVAVRVDARSVEPSPVALLAVLAASLGLEQGCSPIDALARGPRHVLLLDPYDSLAPIDEWIRERFLPELPGTALVVIASRNPPSPEWISDPGWRESLRSVPLRNLPPEDARSYLRVEKVPEPLHDQVLAATHGHPLALSLLVDVIRQHDRDHRTIAEVDLRDTPDVVRVLMERIIAAVPSPRHRRALEVCAHTRVTTEETLRAVLGGDDAGELFGWLRRLSFVEEGETGVFPHELARDVIDADLQWRDRASYTAMHRRVRRHVLGHLKHDAGRVQQQAVADLVFLQRVHPPIRAFMDWSSLGWHYPDTLVPGDREALLDMTRRWQGSESAELVAYWLDRQPHAFVIVRGHSGPPLGFGARLRLHEATAADLSADPGANAMWEYAQRHGPPQPGEEVLASRFFMDRDLYQQPSPSFTVITIGYMQRSLANPHVRWDFLGGYESVDPLSPLFSYVDYHRAPEADYRVGDRHYQVVARDCRHGLEAWLDLLAEREVSGYDPSTSPVAHPVPAITWSRPEFREAVRQALRDLHRIDKLAQNPLLRTRQVQNQSGATSAATALAGIVRQAAETLREDPRDAKLFRAIDRTYLRPAVTQERAAEVLGLPFSTYRRHLTAGVARIVDLLWQREVHRSREPGLHLRHPATRSPGR; via the coding sequence GTGTCCCGTATCGCGGACCGGATACAGCAGGTCCGGAGGCAGCGGTTCGTCGGCCGGACTGCCGAGACGGCGTTTTTCCGTGCCGCACTGACCACCGAAAGTCCCTTGTTCTCAGCTGTTTTTGTCCACGGAGAGGGCGGTGTGGGAAAGACTGCGCTGTTGCGCGTGTGGGGAGAGATCGCCGAGGCGGCGGGAGCCGTCGCCGTTCGAGTGGATGCCCGAAGCGTGGAGCCGTCGCCCGTGGCATTACTGGCCGTACTTGCCGCGTCGCTGGGGCTCGAGCAGGGGTGTTCGCCGATCGATGCGTTGGCGCGCGGGCCGCGGCATGTCCTGTTACTTGACCCCTACGACTCGCTGGCGCCGATCGACGAATGGATCCGTGAACGGTTCCTGCCGGAACTGCCCGGTACCGCACTGGTCGTCATTGCGAGCCGAAATCCGCCGTCACCGGAATGGATCTCCGATCCTGGATGGCGGGAATCCCTCCGATCGGTCCCGCTGCGAAATCTGCCGCCGGAGGACGCGCGATCGTATCTGCGCGTCGAGAAGGTTCCCGAACCCCTGCACGACCAGGTACTAGCGGCCACACATGGGCATCCGCTGGCGTTGTCCCTGCTGGTAGACGTGATACGGCAGCACGACCGGGATCACCGAACGATCGCCGAGGTCGACCTGCGTGACACACCCGACGTGGTGCGGGTTCTGATGGAGCGCATCATCGCGGCTGTTCCGAGCCCGCGGCACCGGAGGGCACTGGAGGTCTGCGCCCACACGAGAGTCACCACCGAAGAGACCCTGCGCGCGGTCCTCGGTGGTGACGATGCCGGTGAGCTTTTCGGCTGGCTGCGCAGGTTGTCTTTCGTCGAGGAGGGTGAGACAGGGGTGTTCCCGCACGAGCTGGCCCGCGACGTCATCGACGCGGACCTGCAGTGGCGTGATCGGGCGAGCTACACGGCCATGCACCGCAGGGTGCGCCGTCATGTTCTCGGGCACCTGAAGCACGATGCCGGAAGGGTGCAGCAGCAGGCGGTCGCAGATCTGGTTTTTCTGCAGCGGGTTCATCCGCCCATCCGCGCCTTCATGGACTGGTCGAGCCTCGGCTGGCATTATCCGGACACACTGGTACCGGGTGATCGCGAGGCTCTGCTGGACATGACGCGGCGGTGGCAAGGGTCGGAATCCGCCGAGCTGGTGGCGTATTGGCTGGACCGCCAGCCGCATGCCTTCGTTATCGTTCGCGGCCACAGCGGTCCACCCCTCGGGTTCGGGGCCCGGCTGCGCCTGCACGAGGCCACCGCAGCGGACCTGTCCGCCGACCCCGGTGCGAACGCGATGTGGGAGTACGCCCAGCGGCACGGTCCGCCCCAGCCGGGTGAGGAGGTTCTCGCGAGCCGCTTCTTCATGGATCGCGATCTCTACCAACAGCCTTCACCGTCGTTCACCGTCATCACCATCGGCTACATGCAACGCAGTTTGGCCAACCCCCATGTGCGGTGGGATTTTCTCGGCGGTTACGAGAGCGTGGATCCGTTGTCGCCACTGTTTTCCTATGTCGACTATCACCGTGCGCCGGAAGCCGACTACCGAGTGGGCGACCGGCACTACCAGGTGGTCGCCCGCGACTGCCGGCACGGCTTGGAAGCGTGGCTCGATCTGCTGGCCGAACGAGAGGTCAGCGGCTACGACCCGTCGACATCGCCGGTGGCCCATCCCGTTCCGGCAATCACGTGGTCGCGGCCGGAATTCCGCGAGGCGGTGCGTCAAGCGCTTCGTGACCTGCACCGGATCGACAAGCTGGCGCAGAATCCACTGCTTCGAACCCGGCAGGTGCAGAATCAGAGCGGCGCCACATCCGCCGCAACCGCATTGGCCGGGATCGTTCGCCAGGCGGCGGAGACGCTCCGCGAAGATCCGCGCGACGCCAAGCTGTTTCGGGCGATAGACCGAACGTACCTGCGACCGGCAGTCACACAGGAGCGGGCCGCCGAGGTACTGGGTCTGCCGTTCAGCACCTACCGGCGGCATCTCACTGCCGGTGTGGCGCGGATCGTCGACCTGCTGTGGCAACGCGAAGTCCACAGGAGCCGGGAGCCAGGGCTACACCTGCGGCACCCGGCTACCCGGTCACCGGGCCGCTGA